From Pseudomonas hormoni:
ACAGCGGCCGTGGCTAGATTGCCGAGCGCCCGTACAGCACACTCAGCCCGGCCAGCCCCTTGAGCGCATCTTCCAGCGAATTGTCGGCACGCACGGCAAAAGCGTCGAAACCACATTGACGCATGTGCGCTAACTGGTCGCGCAGCGCATCACCCACTGCGCGCAGCTCACCGCGCCAGCCCAGACGAGTACGTAACAGATAAGGGGTCGCAACGCGCAGCATGTAGGCATGCTTTTGCAAGTACAGGCCGCTCTGCAGGCGCAGAGGTAGAAACTCTTCCTCGCTCAGTTGACCAGCGATACGCCGCTC
This genomic window contains:
- a CDS encoding DUF934 domain-containing protein, which produces MRTPCTYRYDEYDRALVRERAAQFRDQVERRIAGQLSEEEFLPLRLQSGLYLQKHAYMLRVATPYLLRTRLGWRGELRAVGDALRDQLAHMRQCGFDAFAVRADNSLEDALKGLAGLSVLYGRSAI